The Allorhodopirellula heiligendammensis genome includes a window with the following:
- a CDS encoding class I SAM-dependent methyltransferase — protein sequence MLKNSLIGVWHALKYDAFIWSHGLRRADKIATDMTGPEKIALYRLVCETKPQVIVEIGSYLGASSSFMARAAQKSSPGCRLYCVDTWQNDAMPEGQRDTFAEFSRHTESYQSLIRPLRQRSDTAARDFEGSIDLLFIDGDHEYAGVKLDWDSWLPHLRDQATVVMHDVGWAAGVQRVVDESILPISSDVGRLPNLFWSTVRKSSSSAR from the coding sequence TTGCTGAAGAATAGCTTGATCGGCGTTTGGCACGCCTTGAAATACGACGCCTTTATCTGGAGTCATGGATTGCGCCGCGCCGACAAGATCGCAACCGACATGACAGGACCGGAGAAAATTGCACTTTACCGACTCGTTTGCGAGACCAAGCCCCAGGTCATCGTCGAAATCGGATCGTATCTTGGTGCCTCCAGTTCGTTCATGGCTCGAGCGGCGCAGAAATCCTCGCCGGGCTGCCGGCTGTACTGTGTCGATACATGGCAAAATGACGCCATGCCCGAAGGGCAACGAGATACATTCGCTGAGTTTTCCCGCCATACCGAGTCGTACCAGTCGCTCATTCGGCCGCTGCGTCAGCGGAGCGACACAGCCGCACGGGATTTTGAGGGCAGCATCGACCTGCTCTTCATCGACGGCGATCACGAGTACGCGGGCGTGAAGTTGGATTGGGATAGCTGGTTGCCCCACCTTCGTGATCAGGCGACAGTGGTCATGCACGATGTGGGCTGGGCGGCGGGAGTCCAACGCGTGGTGGACGAGTCGATCTTGCCGATCTCCTCCGACGTCGGCCGGCTGCCGAACCTGTTTTGGTCAACAGTCCGCAAATCGTCGTCTTCAGCTCGGTAG
- a CDS encoding DUF1559 family PulG-like putative transporter: MRSRSTIAGAIAVLLSGNHQGGVQTLRFDGSVRFVTDSVDAGNANLPQVKVGKSPYGIWGAMGSPQGSETVTLD; the protein is encoded by the coding sequence GTGCGATCCCGATCCACGATAGCCGGAGCGATTGCCGTGTTGCTCAGCGGCAACCACCAAGGTGGTGTGCAGACGCTCCGTTTTGATGGTTCAGTTCGGTTTGTGACAGATTCAGTGGATGCAGGAAACGCGAATTTGCCACAGGTCAAAGTCGGCAAGAGCCCGTATGGCATCTGGGGAGCAATGGGATCACCCCAAGGAAGCGAAACAGTCACGCTCGATTGA
- a CDS encoding flagellar biosynthetic protein FliQ, whose translation MLEPSSAVDLIRETLLMAVVLAAPLLLVGMAAGLAIGLVQALTQIQDQTVSFVPKLLAMAAVLVACMPWLMTRMIEFTRSVFETAGGL comes from the coding sequence ATGCTTGAACCCTCTTCTGCAGTTGACTTGATACGTGAAACGCTGCTGATGGCTGTCGTCCTGGCAGCCCCCTTGTTACTCGTGGGGATGGCTGCGGGCCTAGCCATTGGGCTCGTACAAGCCCTGACGCAGATTCAAGATCAGACAGTTTCTTTCGTCCCCAAGCTGCTAGCGATGGCCGCGGTCCTGGTGGCCTGCATGCCCTGGTTGATGACCCGCATGATCGAGTTCACGCGGAGCGTCTTTGAAACTGCGGGCGGACTCTAA
- the fliP gene encoding flagellar type III secretion system pore protein FliP (The bacterial flagellar biogenesis protein FliP forms a type III secretion system (T3SS)-type pore required for flagellar assembly.), whose product MFLTSACRICLAGVALLVLATGVTVSPLRADEVASGSAYMAMRAGTPAPIRVGAGDRIGGIPIDGADIDAIIDPVTSQASVERENALPEASPASAQPLEFLNGGPENWTSPEGLSGSLQSMLLLTVLSLAPAVLLMTTCYVRIIIVLGLLKQAIGLQSLPPSQVMTSVALFMTLFVMTPVWTRVYDDAIAPYTDPEIEMTLIEAYDAGSIPVREFMSRQIDTAGNHDDVHLFYSYMDADAPLPSTFSDVPIRVLLPAFILSELKTAFLMGFQIYLPFLIVDLVVASVTISMGMLMLPPAVISLPFKLLLFVLVDGWRLVVEMLMNSFGTF is encoded by the coding sequence GTGTTTCTCACTTCCGCCTGCCGCATCTGCCTCGCTGGCGTCGCCTTGCTGGTGCTCGCGACTGGCGTGACGGTGAGCCCACTGCGAGCGGACGAGGTGGCCTCTGGCTCAGCCTACATGGCGATGCGTGCGGGCACGCCCGCACCGATTCGAGTCGGTGCAGGTGATCGGATCGGCGGGATCCCCATCGACGGGGCGGATATCGACGCGATTATTGATCCGGTGACCAGTCAAGCGTCAGTGGAGCGAGAAAACGCTCTGCCAGAAGCCTCTCCGGCAAGTGCTCAACCACTCGAGTTTCTCAACGGTGGTCCCGAGAATTGGACCAGCCCCGAAGGATTATCGGGCAGCCTGCAATCGATGCTGCTCCTCACAGTGTTGTCGCTCGCACCTGCCGTGCTGTTGATGACGACGTGCTACGTACGCATCATCATCGTGCTCGGATTACTCAAACAAGCCATCGGGCTGCAGTCACTGCCACCGAGCCAAGTGATGACGAGCGTCGCACTGTTCATGACGCTCTTTGTGATGACGCCCGTGTGGACTCGGGTCTATGACGATGCGATCGCGCCGTATACCGATCCGGAGATCGAGATGACGCTGATCGAAGCCTATGACGCTGGCTCGATCCCAGTCCGCGAGTTCATGTCTCGACAAATCGATACGGCGGGTAACCACGACGACGTGCACCTGTTCTATAGCTACATGGATGCAGATGCGCCGCTGCCGAGTACGTTTTCGGATGTCCCCATTCGAGTGCTGCTGCCCGCTTTCATCTTGAGTGAACTCAAGACCGCCTTTCTGATGGGCTTCCAAATCTACTTGCCGTTCCTAATCGTCGACCTGGTCGTTGCCAGCGTCACAATCTCGATGGGCATGCTGATGTTGCCTCCGGCGGTAATCTCGCTCCCATTCAAGCTGCTGCTCTTCGTCCTCGTCGATGGATGGCGTTTGGTTGTTGAAATGTTAATGAACAGCTTCGGCACTTTTTAA
- a CDS encoding carboxypeptidase regulatory-like domain-containing protein has protein sequence MKFRKTSGAVLTCLCLTISGCGGEDLPDGLPDLQPVIVKVIQGGAPLEGASVQLIPQDSSNTWASGGSTDATGVAKIMTHGKYEGAPAGTYKVTVDKFTTDGPAVAADDPDGAPAATSYRHVDPLFSSAESTTAELTVAEGSPTEETIDVGATVKKALPKL, from the coding sequence ATGAAGTTTCGTAAAACCAGCGGCGCCGTACTGACCTGCCTGTGCTTAACAATATCCGGTTGCGGTGGCGAAGATCTACCGGACGGACTGCCCGATCTGCAACCAGTCATCGTCAAAGTCATTCAGGGCGGAGCCCCGTTGGAAGGTGCGAGTGTGCAGCTCATTCCTCAGGATTCCTCCAATACGTGGGCCAGTGGTGGATCGACCGATGCAACAGGCGTCGCCAAAATCATGACTCATGGCAAATATGAGGGCGCCCCTGCTGGGACCTACAAGGTAACTGTCGACAAGTTTACGACCGATGGGCCAGCGGTTGCTGCCGATGACCCTGACGGCGCTCCCGCAGCAACCTCGTATCGGCACGTCGACCCTCTATTCAGCTCGGCGGAGTCAACAACTGCGGAACTAACCGTAGCAGAGGGCTCACCAACTGAGGAAACCATTGACGTGGGGGCCACGGTCAAGAAAGCACTGCCGAAACTTTAG
- a CDS encoding ABC transporter ATP-binding protein, with protein sequence MSIAIRLESLGKRYRLGNIGTGTLSSDLNRTWARLRGKPDPFSKIDESPEKTEQDRQAVWALRDFSLDVTQGTILGIVGRNGAGKSTLLKMLSRITAPTTGQICVRGRIASLLEVGTGFHPELTGLENIYLNGAILGMSRQEITSRLDEIIEFSGCEKFIQTPVKRYSSGMTVRLGFAVAAYLECEILVVDEVLAVGDMEFQRKCIGRMRDVAQSGRTVLFVSHNMGSIETLCSDAIRIDHGRLTDQGSPTEVVHRYLDAEADDTQKKLSSQTSRHIKSVRLLNAHGESRDRFLVDDTIVFEAELASDLPLDDPRFGFVISKRGVGRIATLHTDVQYNARWSLSGTTRASATWHDVPLNVGQYTVDASLWRHDHELETLLGCGQFEIEMRDVYGTGSLPDAQYQGHLVPDASWTIENREST encoded by the coding sequence ATGTCCATCGCCATTCGTCTGGAAAGCCTTGGAAAACGCTATCGACTGGGCAACATCGGCACGGGGACACTATCGAGTGATTTAAATCGCACTTGGGCGCGACTGCGTGGCAAGCCGGATCCCTTTTCGAAGATCGACGAGTCTCCAGAGAAAACAGAGCAAGATCGCCAAGCGGTGTGGGCGTTACGAGATTTCTCGCTCGACGTCACCCAGGGCACGATTCTGGGGATCGTTGGCCGCAACGGAGCAGGCAAGTCCACCCTGCTGAAGATGCTCTCGCGGATTACCGCCCCGACGACAGGTCAGATTTGCGTGCGGGGTCGAATTGCGAGCCTATTGGAAGTCGGCACCGGGTTTCATCCTGAGTTAACCGGCCTTGAGAATATCTACCTCAATGGTGCGATTCTCGGCATGTCGCGACAAGAAATCACGTCACGACTCGACGAAATCATTGAGTTTTCAGGATGTGAGAAATTCATCCAGACTCCGGTGAAACGCTACAGCAGTGGCATGACCGTCCGATTGGGGTTTGCCGTGGCCGCGTATCTTGAGTGTGAGATCCTCGTTGTCGACGAAGTCCTGGCAGTTGGCGATATGGAATTTCAACGCAAGTGCATCGGCCGCATGCGCGACGTCGCACAGTCTGGGCGGACCGTTCTGTTTGTTAGCCACAACATGGGATCAATCGAGACCCTGTGCAGTGACGCTATCCGGATCGATCACGGGCGTCTGACGGATCAGGGATCGCCCACCGAAGTCGTCCATCGATACTTGGACGCGGAAGCCGATGACACTCAGAAAAAACTATCGTCGCAAACTTCACGACATATCAAATCGGTGCGGCTCCTCAACGCACACGGTGAGAGCAGAGATCGCTTCCTCGTTGATGACACAATTGTCTTTGAAGCCGAGTTAGCATCGGATCTACCGCTAGACGACCCACGATTTGGCTTTGTCATTTCGAAACGGGGTGTCGGGCGAATCGCGACACTGCACACCGATGTGCAGTACAACGCACGCTGGTCTTTATCTGGGACCACGCGTGCGAGTGCGACGTGGCACGACGTCCCGCTCAACGTGGGACAATATACCGTCGATGCATCACTTTGGAGACACGATCACGAGCTCGAAACCCTCCTGGGCTGCGGCCAATTCGAGATCGAAATGCGTGACGTTTACGGAACGGGCTCGCTGCCCGATGCCCAGTACCAAGGCCACCTGGTTCCCGACGCTTCATGGACAATCGAAAACAGGGAATCCACCTGA
- a CDS encoding ATP-binding protein: MFRLLKADPASGAPAVGDPAAEKAPPAFNESFIAQLRKSRCGVIVGNHGTGKSTLLRELAGQLELDMPGGAWVQLTQSNHLSEILSNVRTLTQCLRTAASGGVIVIDGAEQIPALVRRWIAWRCRRHQQFVLATSHHDITGYETLYRTGLTPGLIAELVDDLLPDSTDETSPTLRSHVQDHLRTLNLDEIKNLRDLWDDLYEVAESFQGGQRQRV, translated from the coding sequence GTGTTCCGGTTGCTCAAGGCTGACCCCGCGTCTGGTGCCCCAGCAGTTGGTGACCCAGCCGCTGAAAAGGCCCCCCCCGCTTTCAATGAGAGCTTTATCGCCCAACTCCGCAAGTCCCGTTGCGGGGTGATCGTTGGCAATCATGGGACTGGAAAATCAACGTTGTTACGAGAGCTCGCCGGGCAATTGGAACTGGACATGCCCGGTGGCGCGTGGGTGCAGCTCACTCAGAGCAATCACCTCAGCGAGATTTTGAGCAATGTCCGCACGTTAACGCAGTGCCTGCGGACAGCGGCGTCCGGCGGGGTGATTGTGATCGATGGTGCCGAGCAGATCCCCGCCCTCGTCCGGCGGTGGATCGCCTGGCGGTGCCGGCGTCACCAGCAGTTCGTCCTCGCGACCAGCCACCACGACATCACTGGCTACGAAACGCTTTATCGCACCGGACTCACACCAGGCCTCATCGCTGAGCTGGTCGATGATTTACTGCCAGACAGCACCGACGAGACCTCCCCGACATTGCGTTCACACGTGCAAGATCACCTACGAACGTTGAATCTCGACGAGATCAAAAACCTACGTGATCTGTGGGACGATCTCTATGAAGTCGCCGAGTCCTTTCAGGGCGGGCAACGCCAAAGAGTATGA
- a CDS encoding flagellar biosynthetic protein FliR, with amino-acid sequence MTPLVQWLIEHMVVGVLVLTRLSMMLAAMPAIGAGVPRRVKAISTLTMTALLLPTIADRPGMQDLPDFDHLADLTIAIAREGMIGLLIGTTVQIVITGIQLAGEAITSTGGMQLGESMDEATRSSMPALARMVGMLVTAVMLLSGGHRIMLSLLVESFDSMPPGRVVFHASMMQAITDCMSGSLASGVRVSAPVVAALLLSNLVTGLISRTMPQINVLAVGLSVNALALLVVTSLTIGSVAWIFQDDLAANVERLSLIWSKGS; translated from the coding sequence ATGACGCCGCTGGTCCAATGGCTGATCGAGCACATGGTTGTTGGAGTGCTCGTATTGACTCGATTGAGCATGATGTTGGCGGCGATGCCTGCGATTGGTGCTGGCGTGCCAAGACGCGTCAAGGCGATATCGACGCTGACAATGACAGCCTTGTTGCTGCCCACCATTGCCGATCGCCCGGGCATGCAAGACCTGCCGGATTTCGATCACCTGGCAGATCTCACCATCGCGATCGCGCGTGAAGGAATGATTGGCCTGCTGATCGGAACCACGGTTCAGATTGTGATTACGGGCATTCAGCTTGCCGGCGAAGCGATCACAAGCACCGGCGGGATGCAGCTAGGTGAATCGATGGACGAGGCGACCCGGAGTAGCATGCCCGCACTTGCCCGGATGGTTGGCATGCTCGTTACGGCCGTGATGCTACTTAGCGGAGGCCACCGCATCATGCTGAGTCTTCTCGTAGAGAGCTTCGATTCCATGCCGCCCGGCCGAGTGGTGTTTCATGCATCGATGATGCAGGCGATCACGGATTGCATGAGCGGCTCGCTCGCGTCGGGCGTACGTGTTTCGGCGCCCGTTGTCGCCGCGCTGCTGCTGAGTAATTTAGTTACAGGTTTGATCAGCCGCACCATGCCGCAGATCAACGTGCTCGCCGTGGGATTGAGCGTCAATGCGCTCGCATTACTCGTCGTCACCTCGCTCACAATCGGCTCGGTCGCCTGGATCTTTCAAGACGACTTGGCCGCCAATGTTGAGCGGCTATCGCTGATCTGGTCAAAGGGCAGCTAG
- a CDS encoding MFS transporter: MNYLSNGLSRRLPFFYGYVMLPIAMLMQIGTSPGQTFAVSAFTPALLASLELSESRLALAYMLGTFLAAAPLSMVGPFSDRFGLRLTSLIVVALLSGACYFASTVTGFATLLLAFFLLRFLGQGSLTLLNQNTTAMWFRSRIGRVSAILSIGTAAAFAWVPQMLSEAIQDHGWRSTYQVMAVLVAVILLPLIALLYRNKPEEIGQMLDGMTTKERHASHLAPTATSDDPAMTLADAGRTATFYILAAISAVWAMIGTGIVFYLFTLCEDRGLQSSTATALFKTFGLSMLAMQFVGSVATDYLRLDRLLGLGAVLLCVGLALIWFAQTSLLMHGFAICFGGGQGLLMAVTGVVWVRYYGRKHLGSIRGSVWCATVAGSGLGPLVMGAVKDATASYDTALLMFLLLLTPLAIAAWFVRPPVTHTHPV; the protein is encoded by the coding sequence ATGAATTACCTTTCCAATGGCCTGTCCCGTCGCCTGCCGTTTTTCTACGGGTACGTGATGTTGCCCATCGCGATGCTGATGCAGATCGGCACCAGTCCAGGACAAACCTTCGCCGTGAGCGCATTCACGCCCGCGTTGCTGGCATCGCTCGAGCTATCGGAGAGTCGCTTGGCCCTCGCCTATATGCTTGGGACTTTCTTGGCGGCCGCGCCACTATCCATGGTGGGGCCCTTCTCGGATCGATTTGGGCTGCGGCTGACGTCGTTAATTGTGGTCGCACTGCTCTCGGGAGCATGCTATTTCGCGTCGACTGTGACTGGCTTCGCAACCCTATTACTGGCCTTTTTCTTGCTGCGGTTTTTAGGGCAAGGTTCACTGACTCTCTTGAACCAAAACACGACAGCGATGTGGTTTCGTTCTCGGATCGGTCGCGTGTCGGCGATCCTCAGTATCGGTACCGCAGCGGCTTTTGCCTGGGTCCCACAGATGCTCAGCGAAGCGATCCAGGACCATGGGTGGCGATCCACTTATCAGGTCATGGCGGTGCTGGTAGCAGTAATACTATTACCTCTGATCGCGTTGCTGTACCGCAACAAGCCAGAAGAGATCGGGCAGATGCTCGATGGCATGACTACCAAAGAACGACATGCCTCGCACCTTGCACCCACGGCCACCAGCGATGATCCGGCAATGACGCTCGCCGATGCGGGCCGGACGGCTACGTTTTACATTCTGGCGGCAATCAGCGCCGTTTGGGCAATGATCGGGACGGGAATTGTGTTCTATCTGTTCACCCTATGCGAGGATCGTGGCTTGCAAAGCTCGACGGCGACGGCGCTTTTTAAGACGTTCGGTCTGAGTATGCTGGCAATGCAGTTCGTCGGTAGCGTGGCGACGGATTACTTGCGACTGGATCGATTGCTGGGTCTCGGCGCCGTTTTGCTCTGCGTGGGCTTGGCCCTGATTTGGTTCGCACAGACGTCCTTGCTCATGCATGGGTTCGCGATCTGTTTTGGCGGCGGCCAGGGGCTGTTGATGGCCGTCACGGGCGTAGTGTGGGTTCGCTACTACGGACGCAAGCATCTCGGCAGCATTCGTGGGAGTGTGTGGTGCGCGACCGTCGCCGGCAGCGGCCTCGGTCCGCTGGTCATGGGGGCCGTCAAGGATGCGACGGCTAGTTACGACACTGCCCTTTTAATGTTCTTGCTGCTGTTGACCCCGCTGGCGATCGCCGCGTGGTTCGTCCGCCCGCCGGTCACGCATACTCACCCGGTCTGA
- a CDS encoding class I SAM-dependent methyltransferase, producing MSTPTSTTQLDFSSIDWSPHSFEDPGGRLFWKDGRVFRALRGDSAAAFCRLEDAGLLEEMPKWNIVKTWRSDAQIEGYDLVVEHEALPPSPLVSEWSPRMLRDAALLFLEISTKLAAHGLQLQDSHGWNMMFAGAQVRYIDFSSIIPLSAGENWKPLNEFLNCFLHPLQLIHRQAADYAFFLLGRDNWVPVEATIPLLNSLQFEWMRKRRQREYAKLMAINEQGGPPAAIRLAEMLRNQIQKCPIPRPQTRWSHYAGSFPEPGTQPQPDWNEKQQSVAKILKSLDGGTLLDVGCNTGWYSVLAAQLDLSVVSMDTDRTCIDDLYRHAKQHDLAITPVVGSFFSPAIAHGPRFYDPLEKRFQADHTLMLALAHHLFFKQGYEVSSIVEIAAAVTRKTLVLEYVPGNDYWIEQWNVPHRQSDYAMDVWKRELNRFFPNIESYPSERSHESSDVQRTILVATR from the coding sequence ATGAGCACACCAACCTCCACCACTCAACTGGACTTCAGTTCCATTGACTGGTCCCCGCATTCATTCGAAGACCCGGGTGGACGCTTGTTTTGGAAAGACGGGCGTGTCTTTCGCGCCCTGCGGGGCGACTCGGCGGCGGCGTTTTGCCGGTTAGAAGATGCCGGTCTCCTCGAAGAAATGCCGAAGTGGAATATCGTGAAAACGTGGCGTTCGGACGCCCAGATCGAGGGTTATGATCTCGTCGTCGAGCATGAAGCGTTACCGCCCAGCCCTCTGGTCAGTGAGTGGTCGCCCCGAATGCTGCGGGACGCAGCACTGCTGTTCCTGGAGATTAGCACCAAGCTCGCCGCCCACGGACTCCAGCTTCAAGACAGCCATGGATGGAACATGATGTTCGCTGGAGCGCAGGTGCGCTACATCGATTTTTCATCGATCATTCCGCTCTCCGCTGGCGAGAATTGGAAGCCGCTCAATGAGTTCCTCAATTGCTTCCTGCACCCGCTGCAATTGATCCACAGGCAGGCTGCGGATTACGCCTTCTTTTTACTAGGCCGAGACAACTGGGTCCCTGTGGAGGCGACGATTCCGCTACTGAACTCACTGCAATTCGAGTGGATGCGGAAGCGCAGACAGCGAGAATATGCCAAGCTAATGGCGATCAACGAGCAGGGCGGCCCACCAGCTGCCATTCGGCTTGCCGAGATGCTTCGCAATCAGATCCAGAAGTGCCCTATCCCGCGACCGCAAACACGATGGTCCCATTACGCGGGCTCGTTTCCCGAGCCAGGCACTCAGCCACAGCCTGATTGGAATGAAAAACAACAGAGTGTCGCCAAGATCCTGAAATCTCTCGATGGGGGCACGCTGCTAGATGTTGGCTGCAACACTGGCTGGTACAGCGTCCTGGCGGCGCAATTGGACCTGAGCGTCGTTAGCATGGATACCGACCGGACCTGCATTGACGACCTCTATCGTCACGCCAAACAGCACGACCTCGCCATCACCCCGGTGGTTGGTTCATTCTTCAGCCCCGCAATTGCTCACGGACCCCGGTTCTATGATCCGCTGGAAAAACGTTTCCAAGCAGACCACACCCTGATGCTGGCGCTGGCCCATCATCTGTTTTTCAAGCAGGGCTATGAAGTCTCGTCCATCGTCGAGATCGCTGCGGCGGTGACGCGCAAGACCCTTGTGCTGGAGTACGTGCCGGGCAACGACTACTGGATCGAGCAGTGGAATGTGCCCCATCGCCAGTCAGACTATGCTATGGATGTGTGGAAGCGGGAATTGAACCGGTTTTTCCCAAACATCGAAAGCTATCCGAGCGAGCGTTCGCATGAATCCTCTGACGTGCAGCGAACCATCTTGGTCGCCACGCGATAG